Proteins encoded together in one Lathyrus oleraceus cultivar Zhongwan6 chromosome 5, CAAS_Psat_ZW6_1.0, whole genome shotgun sequence window:
- the LOC127085377 gene encoding 4-diphosphocytidyl-2-C-methyl-D-erythritol kinase, chloroplastic, with the protein MASSHFLCINHAIPNSQNHFRTIHLPQFRTRPNAPSNLHFQRPCFLKLRAMASDSSSTNSSRRKLEIVYDPDERINKLADLIDEDAPISRLNLFSPCKINVFLRMTNKREDGYHDLASLFHVISLGDTLKFSLSPSNIKDALSTNVSGVPVDDRNLIIKALNLYRKKTGTEKFFWIHLDKKVPTGAGLGGGSSNAATALWAANQFSGCPATEKELQEWSSEIGSDVPFFFSQGAAYCTGRGEIVQNIPPLVSSEIPMVLIKPQEACSTAEVYKRLRLDQTSNVDPSILLERILSSGISQDVCINDLEPPAFEVLPSLKRLKQRITAAGRGEYDAVFMSGSGSTIVGIGSPDPPQFLYDEDEYQDIFLSDAYFLTREENEWYKEPASNPSASHSLVSESV; encoded by the exons ATGGCTTCCTCTCACTTTCTTTGCATTAACCATGCCATCCCCAATTCTCAAAATCACTTCAGGACCATCCACTTACCTCAATTCAGAACCAGACCAAATGCCCCATCCAACCTTCACTTTCAGAGACCTTGTTTCCTCAAACTCAGAGCCATGGCTTCTGACTCTTCTTCCACCAACTCTTCCAGGAGAAAACTGGAG ATTGTGTATGACCCTGATGAAAGGATAAACAAGTTAGCTGATTTAATTGATGAAGATGCTCCCATTTCAAGGCTTAATTTGTTCTCTCCTTGCAAG ATTAATGTTTTCCTCAGAATGACTAACAAGAGGGAAGATGGGTATCATGATTTGGCATCCCTATTTCAT GTGATAAGTCTAGGTGACACCCTTAAGTTCTCTTTGTCGCCTTCAAATATTAAGGATGCCTTGTCCACCAATGTGTCTGGGGTGCCCGTTGATGATAGAAATTTG ATTATTAAGGCGCTTAATCTTTACAGGAAGAAGACTGGTACTGAAAAGTTCTTTTGG ATTCATTTGGATAAAAAGGTTCCCACTGGGGCAGGGCTTGGTGGTGGAAGTAGTAATGCTGCGACTGCACTATGGGCAGCAAACCAATTCAGTGGGTGTCCTGCCACAGAGAAAGAACTCCAAGAATGGTCGAGTGAGATTGGTTCAGATGTTCCCTTCTTTTTCTCTCAGGGAGCAGCCTATTGCACTGGTCGAGGTGAG ATTGTTCAGAATATTCCCCCACTGGTATCTTCGGAAATTCCAATGGTTCTCATTAAGCCTCAAGAGGCGTGTTCAACTGCAGAAGTCTACAAG CGTCTACGGTTGGACCAGACTAGTAATGTTGACCCGTCAATATTGCTGGAGAGAATCTTAAGCAGTGGTATATCTCAAGATGTTTGCATTAATGATTTAG AACCTCCGGCATTTGAAGTTCTCCCTTCTCTCAAACGGCTAAAACAGCGAATTACGGCAGCTGGTCGTGGAGAGTATGATGCTGTCTTCATGTCAGGAAG TGGAAGCACTATTGTTGGAATTGGTTCACCTGATCCTCCACAATTTCTTTATGACGAGGATGAATACCAAGACATATTCTTGTCAG ATGCATATTTTCTCACCAGGGAGGAAAATGAGTGGTACAAAGAACCTGCTTCAAATCCTTCTGCTTCTCATTCACTGGTTTCTGAATCTGTTTAA